A genome region from Akkermansiaceae bacterium includes the following:
- the proC gene encoding pyrroline-5-carboxylate reductase, with amino-acid sequence MKLGVIGCGKMGTALVQGAISAGVVDKGGVLGTDVIPAARENFTKQTGAVATAEIAEVLAASDVLLLCTKPQDAFSALAGLGSHAGGKLMISIAAGVTISDLEKNTPESVRVIRSMPNTPALVGKGAAAYSLGGRCNAADEDAVRSLLGAVGLAVSLPEKLMDAVTGLSGSGPAYVYLIIEAMADGGVRAGLPRAEALQLAAQTVSGAAEMVLQTGSHPAMLKDMVTSPGGTTIAGLAVLEEKNVRSALIGAVSAAAARSAELGKR; translated from the coding sequence ATGAAGCTTGGTGTGATCGGTTGCGGGAAAATGGGGACTGCGCTCGTGCAGGGCGCGATCTCGGCCGGGGTGGTGGACAAGGGCGGCGTGCTGGGCACGGATGTGATCCCGGCTGCCAGGGAGAACTTCACCAAGCAAACCGGCGCGGTGGCCACCGCAGAGATCGCCGAGGTGCTGGCCGCGTCCGATGTCCTGCTTCTCTGCACCAAGCCACAGGATGCGTTTTCGGCGCTTGCCGGGTTGGGATCCCATGCCGGCGGCAAGCTCATGATTTCCATCGCCGCAGGGGTCACCATTTCGGATCTGGAGAAAAACACCCCGGAATCCGTCCGCGTGATCCGCAGCATGCCCAACACTCCTGCGCTTGTCGGCAAGGGGGCCGCCGCCTATTCGCTCGGCGGGCGATGCAATGCTGCCGACGAGGATGCCGTGCGCTCCCTGCTTGGCGCTGTCGGCCTCGCCGTTTCACTGCCGGAAAAGCTCATGGACGCGGTGACCGGCCTTTCCGGCAGCGGGCCCGCCTACGTCTATCTCATCATCGAGGCGATGGCCGACGGCGGCGTCCGCGCCGGATTGCCGCGCGCGGAGGCCTTGCAACTCGCCGCGCAGACCGTCAGCGGCGCTGCCGAGATGGTGCTGCAAACCGGCAGCCATCCCGCCATGCTCAAGGACATGGTCACATCGCCGGGCGGCACCACCATCGCCGGGCTTGCCGTTCTGGAGGAAAAAAACGTCCGCTCCGCCCTGATCGGGGCCGTATCCGCAGCTGCTGCCAGATCGGCGGAACTCGGCAAACGGTGA
- a CDS encoding tetratricopeptide repeat protein — translation MTKRIPLALAVLGAVVTAVSCGGDDDRIPLAGNTQAASGEGEALYRIAKASDDAGKRSKAIKQYGRVADKYPFAPSAAMARYREAELLEQEGDIVESFEAYQKFLQRYQGSGLYSKALSKQAEMAQSAADGKVKAGFSGLRIIGIKGSLSTDKAVEMLGQVRDNAPRSETSAKAQFTIGELYQAEREAKKSKLAIEAYRKLVRDQPDSKYSAEALFRVGVVLLAEADRGNRNQATLDLADEAFRDYLMQYPGHAKNAEARRLMGSLKSKDLARSLEIAEFYDKSGQTESAKIYYREVLKNSASGSAHEKAKARLKALGE, via the coding sequence ATGACGAAGCGTATCCCATTGGCGTTGGCTGTTCTCGGTGCTGTTGTGACGGCGGTTTCCTGTGGTGGCGACGACGATCGCATCCCCCTTGCGGGAAACACGCAGGCCGCTTCCGGGGAGGGCGAGGCGCTCTATCGGATCGCCAAGGCCTCCGATGATGCGGGCAAGCGCTCCAAGGCGATCAAGCAGTATGGCCGGGTGGCGGACAAATACCCCTTTGCGCCTTCCGCCGCGATGGCCAGATACCGGGAAGCGGAGTTGCTTGAGCAGGAAGGCGATATCGTGGAATCCTTCGAGGCATACCAGAAATTCCTCCAGAGGTACCAGGGCAGCGGCCTATATTCAAAGGCTCTCAGCAAACAGGCGGAAATGGCGCAGTCCGCCGCGGACGGCAAGGTCAAGGCTGGCTTTTCCGGACTCAGGATCATCGGCATCAAGGGCAGCCTTTCCACGGATAAGGCCGTCGAGATGCTCGGACAGGTGCGCGACAACGCACCGCGTTCCGAAACCTCCGCCAAGGCACAGTTCACCATCGGCGAGCTGTATCAGGCGGAGCGGGAAGCCAAGAAATCCAAGCTCGCCATCGAAGCCTACCGAAAGCTCGTCCGCGACCAGCCCGACAGCAAGTATTCCGCCGAGGCGCTGTTCCGGGTCGGCGTCGTGCTGCTGGCCGAGGCGGACCGGGGCAACCGCAACCAGGCCACTCTCGACCTCGCCGACGAGGCGTTCCGCGACTACCTCATGCAGTATCCCGGCCATGCGAAGAACGCCGAGGCGCGCAGGCTCATGGGCAGCCTGAAAAGCAAGGATCTCGCCCGCTCGCTCGAGATCGCCGAGTTCTACGACAAATCCGGTCAAACCGAATCCGCCAAGATCTACTACCGGGAAGTCCTGAAAAACTCAGCATCCGGCAGCGCCCATGAAAAGGCCAAGGCCAGGCTCAAGGCGCTCGGCGAGTGA